The following proteins are co-located in the Phragmites australis chromosome 10, lpPhrAust1.1, whole genome shotgun sequence genome:
- the LOC133930620 gene encoding tuliposide A-converting enzyme 1, chloroplastic-like, producing the protein MASRDAAADEVAVELLPFIRIYKSGRVERLIGSDTVPASLDAATGVASKDVTIDPATNLSVRLYLPTAVGAGAKLPVVVYFHGGGFMVESATSVTYHHYLNTLAARAGAVAVSVDYRRVPEHRLPAAYNDSLAALAWAVAACGSTPRGPAHGDASRVFLSGDSAGANIAHNVAMRAAAEVGLSPRAAIRGVLLVHPYFWDASNTMGPELEERIHREWRFMTGSPDARVDDPRICPTAAAAPSLALLPTERVLVAVAGEDFLAPKGRAYYSALLASGWRGEAELVDTPGEDHVFHLRQPGTVSALKLMDRVAAFIARA; encoded by the coding sequence ATGGCTTcccgcgacgccgccgccgacgaggtAGCCGTCGAGCTCCTGCCGTTCATCCGCATATACAAGAGCGGCCGCGTCGAGCGCCTCATCGGCAGCGACACGGTGCCCGCCTCCCTGGACGCCGCCACGGGCGTGGCCTCCAAGGACGTCACCATCGACCCCGCCACCAACCTCTCCGTCCGTCTGTACCTCCCAACGGCGGTCGGCGCTGGCGCCAAGCTGCCTGTCGTCGTGTACTTCCACGGCGGCGGCTTCATGGTCGAGTCGGCGACCTCCGTCACGTACCACCACTACCTCAACACCCTCGccgcccgcgccggcgccgtcgcGGTGTCCGTGGACTACCGCCGCGTGCCCGAGCACCGGCTCCCCGCGGCCTACAACGACTCGTTGGCGGCGCTGGCGTGGGCCGTCGCCGCGTGCGGCTCCACGCCGCGCGGGCCCGCGCACGGGGACGCTTCCCGCGTGTTCCTCTCCGGGGACAGCGCGGGCGCGAACATCGCGCACAACGTCGCCatgcgcgccgccgccgaggtagGGCTCTCACCGCGCGCGGCGATCAGGGGCGTGCTCCTGGTGCACCCGTACTTCTGGGACGCGTCCAACACCATGGGGCCCGAGCTGGAGGAGCGCATCCACCGCGAGTGGCGGTTCATGACCGGGAGCCCCGACGCCCGGGTGGATGACCCGAGGATATGCCccacggccgcggcggcgccgtcGCTCGCGCTGCTGCCCACCGAGCGGGTGCTggtggccgtggcgggggaggacTTCCTGGCGCCCAAGGGGCGGGCCTACTACTCGGCGCTTCTGGCCAGCGGGTGGCGCGGCGAGGCCGAGCTGGTGGACACGCCGGGGGAGGACCACGTGTTTCACCTCCGGCAGCCGGGGACGGTGtcggccctgaagctgatggatCGCGTCGCGGCGTTCATTGCTCGTGCTTGA